ACGAATACGCCCGGCTGGTCTAGTCGTAAAATCGTTGCCCCCGCGATTATCAATCAGCTGATAGTTTTAATGCGGGACATAATCCTGAATTAATAAACTATACCAAATAAAAATGGATTCCAATTTCCTCTTCATAATTAGTTACATTTCGATAGACTtcttaaatgtgggagagccatgcttcggcacgaatgggccggctcgaccggagtgataccagggCTTCAccaaaactgacgtgaaacaacacttgcgtcgtgtttcattgtgtgagttaggttaccgaaggcccaattacccccatcccaatcttcacaatctttgattacccttaaattcctatcccccaaaaggccgacaacgcacttgtaacgcctctagtgttttaagtgtccgtgagcggcggcgattgctcaccatcaggtgatacgtatgcagATTTACCGgcatgttccataaaaaaaaaacttccatGTAAAGTAAAGCGGTTATTTATAAATCGCGTTGCATACTGCCAATGCACGTGCACCTCTGTTTAGAAATTCTGGAAGAATGGAAAGCGTAACATTTAGTATTATGTAGTAACAGCGATAATATGTTATACGACTATTCCAAACATCAACGTAAGTACCTGAGCCTATATGAGCGTGTTAGTGTAGCAAGAAGGAATTCGAACCAAATtcattaagtacctacctaagtggTGTGTTGCAAACATTGGGTGCATTAGTATTTCTTAATACGGTACTGTAGGTATAGGACCATCAcgctaatattaaaaatgtgaaagtttgtttgtttggattatTGTCCGCCAATCCCGCTGAAACTTGGTATACAGTCGTGGAATGATCTGACATGGGTTCCGCCTCTGCCATAAGTTTCGCACGCgattccgtgggataaaaagtgccctatgttttatttcagattataatctacccctgttttaatcatcccgatccctacagctattttgacgtgattgagtaacaaacatacaaactcacaaacatttacTTTAGGTAGATATTTATCAACTGTCAATCACCAAAAAACagaaaggggattgaccaacttgtatgggactttggctatttttgaacaatcacttcagctaataatatatgtttgatttattagttcatatcagtaagaatgaagatacaaacttagttttgtatcaagatttatatttagatacttttttacattttattgaaactggttatgcatgaaataatttttttttctattaaaatgtattattattccgattgatatgtaattaatatatggtcaaggaactcggcaggtggattaataattttctggtaccttgcccagctcagaaatcaaataatagtcattatatgtgcacagcaaCTTACTGTTCTacgacccaccatgcagttgcagcaatattgttttatggctgtcctgcctttagtgttattttcatataatatatatacaaaatatattttcctactaatgtgtctactttgtattttcccacgcaataaactgcagttgcAACACTCaaaatgcaaaagaacaaagcgaataatatctgtcattttgacgaaaaacacaacagattgacagcagattggcagcactaaagtcaaattcaaagccaactactacaaagacttggtcttatcataacaaataccaataattaTCGAATTTTTTATAGTGCTAATTcctacaaagttattagcatcagacatttactaaaatataaataaaattattggtaaattacatttttgttgagcagcctgttcaaaaatagccagacttggacaatctcctttgtgCATTTTCAAATCATCCGACAGTCATCTAAAGGTCATAGTTGCTTGCAAAGGACATTTCACACACATTACAAAAAGCGACATTACGTAATAATACTCttatcattaaaacaaaagagtATAGTAACCTTAGTTCCTTCCTTGAAAAGTTCTCAGCTATAAAGgattttatattgtttgaatTTGACAATGAATTTGCTAACGTACCGTACATTATTCGATAgtgtatacttgtatatttaCAAGTGCTATACTATGTGTAATGACTAGCGACTCCGGCTCGGTTTCACCTACTTTTtttcggctcctattgattatagcgtgatgttttatagcctataaccttcttcgataaatggactatccaacacaaaaataattattcaattcggactagtagtttcagagattaacgcgttcaaacaaactaacaattaaCCAAATTCTACagctttatatgtatgttagtaTTGAGTATTGATACTGATAGGAAAATGCGTACCGTACTGCGAGTGTACAACTTGGTAAGGTGCCAAAAAATATTAGGTCAATGACCGATTGTAAATGTTTTTGCGGCGAAAGCATGAAGGTCAGTATTCGGGCTAGATTATTAATAGCTACACTAAAAATAGTATTAGTCAAACATGTGGGTGGTGTTGTGGCACATtcaaatgtggacaattggcaacgtgtgtCTAGTATGGGACTGCAggttggaaaatagagaggggcgtggtttgtaacatcTTGcactccccgtaaagtgtcacgcatattatgttaaaaggaGATCCGATTATGAcgtctcctctttgtatttacttcatGTGTACAGCAGACAGCCTCGTAAaagactaactgccgcactcagagacatttaataattacttaaactattctttagtaacaattttgtattgaaaacaattgctaaggactgggttaagtaaccattatgTGACaatgagtacggcagtaagacatTAGGAGAATCGCAGGAGACTAGACGTAGTGACAAATGTGTTGCATTTGTCGTCTTTATACAATTTTAGATAGGTAATATCAACACATTCAAAACCGCGTATAAGTAATTTCGTGCAAGTTCCGTGTACGTGGTATAGTATGAACTTGAAAATCGGCggatataaaattgtaatagctgTGAAGCTATTACACGATTGAATCCATGTAACACCACTATTACATGGATTCAATCATTAAATGACATAACAGatgaaaattatgttaaacAGTTGTCCATTCCGGGGAAATACAGATGTTAATATGAGTGTTTTTACCGAAATTACATACGTCCACAATAAAAAAACGACACGATGAATGAACACTAAAAATTTAGCAAAAAGTTCTCTGTATTTTGGCAACGAGATTAGCGAATTATAATGGCCTTGGACACCGTCATCAAAGCGTTCAATGTTGTGaatatttccatttatttaaCATGGTTATCTACGTATGTTATCGCAACTAAAGTATAAAGGTTTATTTTGATTGTGTGTTACCTCTTTATTTTGCAATTTCCCAAACATTTAACCAGGAGAACGGAGACACAAAGGTAATACACGAAAGCAGAGTCGCGATTAAAACTTTACTAAATACTcttataaaggtaagcgtccacagcaggcccgcatcgtacgaatcgcacgcatcgtacgcattccgtatgacgtcatcagcgcGCATCACATGTAGGCAattaggcattgctgatgatgcggtgcgtacgatgcggatcagtggacgcagttgtatgagtttctatataagacaaactaaaatccgttgcgggCGATTCGTACGATGCAGGCTggattctgttttttttttttttaagggggaaaatcatccactgacttctctcgtcttgggcgaggcgagagggagtgtcagactcttactgactaaaaaccaccccgttcctactcctgctttaatcTTTCCACGTAATGCTACAAAACTCCTTTGATCGCCGTGATTCCCATAAATTACCCATAGACTGGCTGGTTAGAATTTACACGCTATTTAAAAATCaagacttcaaaaaaagaacgtggcgtttgatttctttttcttttgtacATCTGACATTTATGTATTGCGTTTAAATTATGTGATGCTTCTAATTAATGAGATTAACGTAACATAACGGTTGTTtcggaattaattattattaagaaaaatagtGAATTGATGGATATAATGGACATATTAGCCAAACGAAAtgtgttaatataatttatctgtGTATGTGCTAGTTACGAGATGAGTAGTATCTAGTAAAGTGAATGAatgaagatataaataaagagaTTTTGTGAAAGTACGGAAAGATATATTGCAAAGACGGTTGGAACAGAATAAAAGATGTTATACTCCAAGATGAAAATGTGAGTGatcctattaatattaaaattatgtgagTGTTTGTGTTAAGAACAGTGTATTGATTATaatctattattaatttacaatataaattaaaaataactaaaaaaaggaacaaaaactaaaataaacaaaaaattaaataaaagtgtttgtGTATTACTTCTGCACTGATCTGAATAATTTATGGCATAAGATAGATTTATAGTCCGACattacataggctactttttagtTACTTTCTTTGTTGACCTATGGTGCGCTAAGAGAAAAATATGGTCCGCGAAATAAGAAAGATCTCCTCTTATAACAAAATGTTGAATACAATGATCCCTGATCAACAAAACATAGGGACGCCTGTTTTACTTTTACTAGTCATAACGTTGATTCatacattaaaagtaaatatttctaataaaaacatttattctgttAAGCAATGTGACACTCACCTTTGAATGAAAATATTCTAAGACACAGTCAACTGTGTGGAATTTGCAATTTAATATCACCTCTATGACGATAGTAATAAGTTTGGAATTcctaattttaatatgtaggGGGACAATTTTGTATTCATCACGAATCCTCACTAAACAATAGAAATAACGGTGTAACATATTTGCGTGCAAAActgttacttattataattcAAGGTAAGCTCAAATTAgctaaacataataaaacaattaagatAGACTCTGCTATGTGCTCGTAAAGATAAAGATTTAAGTACATAACGATGGTATGTTTtggtaaaatatgtataactttaAATCCTAAATGGATTCATATTTTAAGAAAGAAATTATGTTCTAATCAAAACTTAGTTCTGCTAGGTTATAGTtaggctgcctcgttggccgagtgccTCGCAAATCGCAACGcgaagtgcgactgccgggcaagaggtctctgTCGAATTCCGCATCGAACAAAGTATTGCTAAGTTATTATCGGTTTTTCGTAAATATCCCAGTAGTAGAAATGTGCGCGAtatatcgaaaatttctcggttgtagcacggagactgaaaatgtgtccggtatatgacaatatgcTCACCTCCTATTCCATGGGTCTTTTAACATGAATCGTGAagaagtggttgtacattgtacgtgcattatgtgccgtaatgtgtacctctgtctaccccttcggggctaAAAAGCGTGAAAACAAAAATTTCAacttagtataaaataatatccacCTGTTCGTTGCAATTACTCATGAAAAACAACGCATTATGTAATACAAGGTATACTTGGCTAACATCgatgtgaaatgtttgtaaacaaactatAACAGCGTGTACAGTCACACTACTGGCCTATACACTTCACAATATAACTATACAGCCCGACTGTATAGTTTACATTGCACAGTTAAGTCGTAAGGTGTATAGAGCCTATAAGCAACTATGAATGGAATACTAATACTTTCTTAGTTCACAGTAATAGGAAAGAGATAGATGCACAGAAAAGTACTACATACAGGATGTAAACGGAATGTTtgcgacatttttatttttttgtttgtttttataattttaatcgtttttgttctCGTGTTATTCAAGTAACATCAGTTTTAAGCAGTTGATTGCATCACCTGTCTacggcgtttgggagcgtttcGTTAACACCCCGTATAATTATGATgtggtacctacctataattgTTCCTATAAATGTATAAAGATCTCACATTAGCCTTGGCCTAAGTACCCACCAACCAACTAAGCTCTGTCATACTTATTTGATAGTTGATACATTAcgatttattacaataataataaataattcataaaaaataccaattaaaagataatattaaatgtgattaataataattaatgaatcaaACAGTtacaatcaattaaaatataatacactCCATACTACTAAACGTATCAATAACCTCCTACActcaaagcaaataaaatagtaatcaTAACggtttgacatttaaaaaaatcaaagtgaCAAGGTTGAAAATGTTCTAAAGAAAGATAGCTTGATGGGCTAGTGTTTGAACAATGAATTAACATTTGAATGCGAAATCATCTATTTGCATGCACGAGCGTGTTGCAAATCAAATTATGCCGGGTCTTCGCACTTTTCCTTACAAGGTTTTGTGAAGAAATCGAAGTTATTTGATGAGAGAAACGAATTGTCTTGTCAATTACTTTCCATTTCTGATGTGACattcttttaaaactttaatttctcAAAACTCCTCAAACAGAACCGATTTAATAGAATCTGAACCGTTATATCTATTGAGGTCCAAGTAATCTTAgataaaactttgtttaaaaaaagaaacgacttCAACACAcgtgtttaaactttaaacacgtgttaaagtgcgaacctccGGTTTTCCATGTCGGGTAATATACCCTAATACCTTCTCCCAACATAGAAACTTAcatcaacattttaaaacagaatTATGTTCAGAGCACATCTGGTTTCATAAACGAACAATGCTGAAATTACGACATTAAAGTGCTTGTTTTATCTGtgtagttatttccatagtaagTCAATCAAATGCTTGTAgtcgaaatatttaaaaacaaacagattTAGGTTAAGTAGACCACATTTTCTTCCATTAAAGCGTCCATGACCTCTCTTCACTTACTTTCCTTACCTAACTTACTTCAATTTTCTCCAAGCCCAACAATGGGCATCTGGCGTCCCACTTAATGGCTCAGGTGAAATAAGGGTCATTAGAAAGCAGACCATAGACgcttgtgaatattttaatcgCCTAGTTACCGTTAAAATATTGTTGACGAAGTTCATTGGCTCTTTTATAGACATTTTGatctactaatattaaaaaaataaaagaccttgagggaaaataaaataaacactgaTAAACTGGCTTTTACGATTtgccattaattttaatagtttactCAATCAAATactaagataataaaaatagtaaattcCTTCTGCTTCTCctcggttggcgcggtggctagacAAAACTGACAACTGTgtagcaactatttgtgtgatccgcaaataaaattattgtttcgggtctgggtgtcatgtgcaagTGCATGAaattgtatgcttgtaaactGTGTCGTGTGTGggcccacgacacaggagaaaatcctagtataaggcaagttttttttaagtagtttaGCAAGGCATTTTTTTTCACAATCTATAAATTACAACATATTCATAATACACACATAATTAGAAGTAATGTCACCTTACCACAACTTCTATGAAAGACAGCGCAACGTGACATCAAGACACAATGTACTACAAACTACAACAATAGCTAAAATTGTATAGAGAATAGTAAATACCAGTTTACACTATACTATTTTACAAGTCTCTGAGAACTGTACATGAGTTGTCAGACATGCACTGGTTGCATAATTGTGAGAACTGCCCTCTTTTGTGACATGCGTAAACTATGGCAAACAACTCATCATCATTAGTTACACAAGATGTAATGAAAAAGTACTTTAAACCGCCGTGGAAATAAGAATGGCTAGTTAAATAGTTACTGTGTAACAATCACAATGGATATATAAAGAATGAAacgtatgtataataaatttgTAAGGTCAGATTTACAAATTTTGCGGGTTCTTTGCGTGGGTATTATTTTAGAGatcaacagttttattattggCTGGTCTAGTCacacaaatttttgttatttgtgggaaaaaagtatttacttatattcATATTCATGTATCGACAGCCTATAATTGGCCAGAGGTCTCTtttcgcacagagaaggtttgagtattaataattacctacgcttgctcaatgcgggttggacTCATATTCATACTTCTATTTAATGAATTAAGTACCTGACTAGCTGACCCAACAAACTTCGTACAACgcctaacatttttttaaggccaaaattatcaaaatcggttctgcCGTTTTccagttttagcgagactaatgaactaaattttaattttacctttttttattattttttcctacGTTTCCtattaagttaataattaatgtgtGACAATAAAGAATCAGGAAAAGACAGACGATATCTGTTTAATTGAAAAAGGTCGGAAACTGTAGTGTTTGATGTTTTATGGGCATCAGTTTCATTGTTTACCAATGTAATCCATTGTTAGCGCACAAGAAGAGAGTTGTTTTAGCACACTTTCACATCATTGCAACTCAATCTGAATCAATGAACAACAAACAGATTAAATTAGTGAAACAATCTATTGTTCTCTGATGGTCGAAAATAATAACTGATCTCCATACAAAATCTCTAGTCTTTGTTTGGCttgaaaggcaggagtaggaacggggtggtttttagtgaagtaagagtctgacactccctcttgcctcgcccaaggcatgagaagtcattggatgattttcaggTCAGCCTTGGAATATCACCATGCttaatttatcgaggaaagttttaggctataaaacatcacgctatgatcaataggagccgatcaTAGAAGATGAAACCACTAGCTCATAATTTTGCCTTATACTAGAACATGCAGAACAAACATGCATTCAACTCGAATTATCCACGTGCATTCTTAGGTAAATATGACAATTTGACAACAATGCGACCGTCACTGCCTGCTGGTAAACTGTCGGGAATTATCGTTCGCTGAATTACATTTAATCGCCCGACCTTCGGCCATTAATGAACGGTCATCATCAGTACCTCATCACGTTTCCTGCAGCCATGTATGAAGCGATGATACATATGTTTACGCATGTCGTCTCGTCACGGTGATGGGTCCTAAACAATATGTACAAAAATGAACTTGAATTTTTTGTGCACATACATATTGAATATACCAATTTTTTAGATatctattaaaatgttatattcgCGGAAGATAAAGGTGATAATTTTCGCCTGTAAGTTACGAGtcctttttattaattaattttgttttaatctaaATACGACCAATATGGACGCTCCGAGTAAACAATAATGAAACGAAACAGTTAGACTTAGACCTTACCCTTTTACTTCGTATTTAATGTGAAAATCAACCTTTTCGTGAGAGAGGCATGCTTCGGCAAGGTAGGGCTGGCTACACCGTAGTTATAccacctcacagaaaaccaccATGAAACGATACATGCATTGTGTATCGCCCTTACTCACAACTGAGGTTACCTGAGCGTGGAAGCCTAATTCCTTTCCCAGAAGACCGGCAACCCACTCGTTATTAACACTTCTGTTATATGGTCAGCGTTGATCCTTCACCATTAGGTTTTAGATGAACcttcagtctgctcgtttgccctagAAAAAGCCTAAAGCCTCCCACTAAACTCTGTAGTAGTACATGAACATAAAACGTAACCACGTGTAGTTCAAACACACGATGTAGTTGTTACGTAACTTGTACGTACCTTTAGTAAACTAACGTTGTATCTTGCAACACTGAGGTGCAAGTTATACATCAGTTGTAAGCGGACGTATTTACGATTTTGTTTAAGATAAACATGATTTTAGTGTGGCAATGTGGGATGGATGGAGTAGCCAAACAAAGACAGTAGGAACCAGTCTaccctactactactactactactactactactactactagtactgtaatttattaaaaaatccacTTATATTAAGAAATGTTCTTTCTTCTCAATGATTGACGACTGCTGCGCAATGTCGCTGCACGTTGCGCGATTTGATTCCCGCATggtctctttgtgtgattcacaaattgtggtttcgggtctgggtgtaatgtgtatgtctgtaaaaaacttgtatgtttgtaaacgcgcccacaacaggagaaaatcctaaatgTAGGAcaacattgtttaaaaaaatatataattacattttaatctttCCTTCTCTGTGTCTTACCTGAGTGGTTGcggtaaagaaatatttatttccctGTACCTATGTATCATTATGTTAATCTGCGCATGCTTATAAGACTGCTGACGCATGTGCAACAAGAAAAATAACTGCAAGAGGAAAAACATTTGAAAAGTACATACAGGTactacctactttatttttcCTGTTATCAGAaccaaacattgttttaaaggGTAATTTACTAAGCATTTACAATGAATCTTTTATCTTAAACGTAAACAGATATAAACTGTATATTACATACATGTAGATGGGTACATTAACAGAGAATGAGTAACGTAAACGTCCTGTGATAATGAGGGTTTGATAGTGGTTATCAGACCTCCCACGCGACTAACCTTTGTTCTTGCATCCTTGCATTATCTGGTGCACCCAGTCTAGTCCAACTTGTACTTACGTTGCATCTGTGTTATTGATAAttgtttattcataattatatttaatagcaGTACGTATTACTGCAGTATTATTGGGGTGTGGTAAGTAGTTTTAATCCTAGGTATCTTTAATCTTTTGGTAGAGTCATggttcgccacgaatgggccggctcgactcgagtgataccacggcctcacagaaagctgacgtgaaacaacgcttgcgttgtattttgtggtgtgagtgaggttaccggaggctcctctctttccaatccccgattccccaacaaatcttaaactcctaacccccaaaaggccgacagcgtaattgtaacgcctctggtgtttcgggtgtccatgggcggcgatgattgcttaccatcaggtgatccgtttactcgtttaccggcttataccataaaacaaattacaGCTTACtcacatacctacctacctgacGGTTGTTGTCACCAAATTCGTGGAAAGTTTAGGATAGAGGAAAAGATAAAAAGATGAGATGATGAAAAGAAAAGAGTACCGTACAGGATATTGACGTCAtacatacaaaatcgttatacacaataataattttaatatgtattattttgttccAGAAACAAGCTCAAAGATGCTGTGGAGATTCCCCTGCTGACGAGATGTTGTTTCTGTTTCCCTTTACGAAAGGGTCTGATAGCCTTCGCGTATATCAatttggtaaatatttaatatgcgTTTAAAATATGTGCATAATAGTTTAGTTCGCATCGTAAAATTAATGATGCCGTCGCCCTTGTTGTGAGGTCAGTTAGACCCATTAGCGACAGCGAACGAGGGCACTACTATAATCTGGCTTCGAACTTTCGAAAGAAGCGCTCACTTTATGATTTTGTACGAAAATGTTATACTTTTTAAACTAGACAAAATCGTAAGGACCGGgaggtctactccggttctcgaatgcgaagtttcgtttaatcttcggccgtaggttttattgatttactaatagaattatttaaaataacgttttatttttaatttcatatcaaaacctatttatttatttatcttcatttcattcgttcatttttgttcacgaaagttcgcaataaatagaattgtagtatgcaatctgcaaagtatttcgttcgttcgttgaattagagtaggcccccaggtttGTAGAGATTACAGGTCACATTATATCACAGAAGTACTTCCACATAGGTACTTCTCTCTTATTACTAGATACTATTTTAATCTCTCCCATACTTTTCTTATACTTAATTGGGGACTTCAACATGAGTAGTATTAATTGCATGTAATCAGAAAAAACTATTTCTCGTTCTTCTTATatattcaattataaattatgtaccCTGAACCTTGGTCAATATAATGGTGTTCATAATAGATATGCTAAAACTCGAGATTAGGTACTTTCTAAACgattaaactatgtatttacaaaatatactttaaattcCAGACGTTGACGGTGATAGTGACATGTTTCCTATCACTGTACATATCGTACATCCGCAATGCTACGGAGGTGGAGCAGATGTCGCTCGCCTCGGAGTACGCGAGGCTCATCACAGATGTCGTGGCGTTGCTGATAGAGCTCATCATGGCCGTCACCTTCATCATCGCTTTGCACAGGGTAAGTTTGCAAGACATTCTAAGAATTTCCCGtagacttatttttttttcttttttttttaaaacgttgccccacattaggatattctcctgtgtcgtgggtgcgttta
This genomic interval from Spodoptera frugiperda isolate SF20-4 chromosome 6, AGI-APGP_CSIRO_Sfru_2.0, whole genome shotgun sequence contains the following:
- the LOC118267576 gene encoding uncharacterized protein LOC118267576, encoding MTTSIDTVSLKNKLKDAVEIPLLTRCCFCFPLRKGLIAFAYINLTLTVIVTCFLSLYISYIRNATEVEQMSLASEYARLITDVVALLIELIMAVTFIIALHRKHVLLMKVYLYFEIVYSIFGFVYSIAFLTKETASELFLELFQLMLQVYLVILIRSSIVKMERDGSVKYSREGDHA